TTGACTACCTTCTACTCCATCCCTGGACTCAGAGCTGGAAGTTCTTCAAGATTTTCGGCTCACGTTTATCCAAGAAAATCAATCATTTCCTGATCGGGGCACTGCTCATCTATGGTGCGCTTTATACGGTGCAGATCTGGGGTGGCAGTGACAGTGTTGCCACGACCTGGCTGGCGGTCAAAGATCTCGGCGTGATGATTGGTGACATTGAATTGACGGTCAGCGCCGTGATCATGATCATTATGATCATGTACCTGTCCTTTACATTGTCGTGGCTGATGCGTTCATTGTTTGATGTCGAAATTGTCGGTCCGCGTTATATGGACAGTGGCTTGCGTGATTCCCTGAAAACCTTGCTTCACTATGTGATTATTTCATGCGGTTTATTACTGACTCTCGGCTCACTCGGCATTGGTCTGCAAAGCTTTGCCGTGGTTGCCGGTGCTCTTGGTATCGGAATCGGCTTTGGCCTGCAGAATATCGTCAATAACTTTGTCAGTGGTTTGATTCTGCTGTTCGAACGCCCGATCAAACTGGGAGACCGAATCATCCTTGATGGGGAGTGGGCCATTGTGCGAAAAATCGGGCTACGCTCTACCGTGATTGAAACGTACAGTCAGGCCGAGATCATCGTCCCCAACAGTCAGCTCATTTCGGAAAAAGTGACCAACCTGACGCACAGCAACTCGCGATCACGCATTACCATTGATGTTGGGGTCGCCTATGGCGAGAATATTGAACGGGTTCTGGAGATTCTCAAAGAAGAGGCTAAAAACAACCCGACGGTTCTGCAGTATCCGGAGCCCTCGCCTCTTTTTGTCGCCTTTGGAGCAAGTTCCCTGGACTTTAAACTGCGTGTCTGGCTGGAAAATTTTGACCAAGGCCTTGATGTCAAAAGTGCATTAAGTGTCGCGATTTACAACCGGCTCGATAAAGAGGGTATCTCCATCCCCTTCCCGCAACGCGATCTTCATTTACGTTCCGTTTCGGACAGCGTGTGGCAAAAATGGTATGCCAGAGATGGCGTGACGCCCTCAGAACCAGCGCTTCCAATGGAAGAGGAGCATCAACCCGGCACCGAGAATGAGCAAACAGCCACAGAACAGCAAGAACGCCACCTCGGAGTGAGCCCCGGGGATTCCACCGACATTGACACCGAACAGACCGGTAAAAAAGGATAAAGGCAGGAAGACTGCAGCAAAAATATTGATGATGTACATGCGGGCGTTAAGTTGATCGGAGACTTGCGCCTGCAGCTCTTCCTGCACAATGACAGTCCGGTCTCTTACAGCATCGAGGTCTTCCATATGGCGCTGCAAGCGGTTACGAATTTCTTTCAGGTGCATCAGCGTCCGTTCATTGAACCATGCAGGTGGTTCGGCAGCCAATTGTGATAAGGCATCTCGCTGTGGCGACAGATAACGGCGAGGCGTAACGACACGTCGCCGCAGACTGGAAATCGCTTCGCGACGCCGAAGATGATCCTCTGCCAGATCACTCTGCTCAATCAGCTCCACCTGATCTTCATAATCATCAATCATCTGGCTGACATACCATTCCAGCCGATCACACAGCTCCGAAAACAAGCCCTGTGTTGACTTTGGTCCACGCCCTATATTGAGTTGTTCCTGAATATCCTTCACTGAAGCCAGAGAGCGATGGCTCAAGGTAATAATCCGTTCCGGATCCAGCCAGACCCGTAAAGAAACCATGTCTTCCATCGCCGCCCCGGGATTCTTATTAACACCGCGTAAGCCAACCAGAACGCCTGGGGAGTATAAAGCGACCCGCGGTCGGCTGTCTTCGGCAATCAGGGCTTCGATCACCAGAGAATCAAGTCCCTGGCGTGTCAACCAAGCCTGAATCTCAGGATCTTCGTAATCACAGTGAACCCAAACCGTGGAGCGACTGGCTCCGTTTTGCAGATCAGACCATTCCAACAAACGCGCCGAACCGGAGCCATCAAGCTGTACGGCAAAACGAAACCCTTCTGGTATAGCATTCATGGACATGCAATCTCCCATTCGTAGAAGAAATATTTTTCTCTCAGACTACCCTGCCCGTTAAAAAAGAACAACCATCGTACCTTCTTTTCACGGTCGCGCCTGACGGGACTTTACCGCGCTACGTGGTATAATAATACACGGAATACATCCATTTATGGATCCATGTCATGCATCCGGCGCAAAGGGAACAATTCGATAACCTACGCCCACAGTCGTGAAAAACGTACAAACAGCGACTCAACGGCGACCCCTCATCTTTACGCGCCATTGTAACTGTGTTGTTATGCCTTTGTAATGGAGTCAAACATCATGACGGAACTGTTGTTGATCCTCGTCAGTACCGTGTTGGTCAATAATGTCGTTTTGACCCAGTTTCTCGGCGTGTGTCCATTTATGGGCGTGTCTAAGCGTATCGACACCTCACTGGGCATGGGCGTGGCCATCATCATCGTCATGACCATCGCCTCCCTGGCCACCTGGCTGTTCCACTATCACGTTCTGATTCCCCTCGGCATCGGTTATCTGCAGACCATCGCCTTTATCCTGATCATCGCCAGCCTGGTGCAATTCATCGAAATCATGCTGCATAAAGTCAGCCCCGCGCTGTACCGGGCGCTGGGCATCTACCTGCCGCTGATCACCACCAACTGCGCGGTACTCGGCATTGCCGTGCTCAACATTCACAAACAGCACAGCCTGCTCGAATCGCTGGCGTTCTCCTTTGGCGCCGGTCTCGGCTTCACCCTGGCGCTGTGGATCTTTGCCGGATTGCGCGAGCGGCTTGAAGTCAGCGCCGTGCCCAAGTGCTTTCAGGGTACGGCCATCGCCCTGATCACGGCCGGATTGCTGTCGCTCGCTTTTATGGGCTTTTCGGGACTGGTCAAGATCTGACACCGTGAAGAAAGGATGGGAATGACAACGCATCGGATTGAGCACCGGCCATGATGAGCGCGATCCTGAGTCTTGGGAGTGTGGCCCTGGTGGCTGCCCTGATTCTCGGCTGGGCGTCGAGAAAATTCGCCGTGGTGGTCGACAAGCGCGAAACCGAGATCGTCGCCATCCTGCCCGGAGCCAATTGCGGGGCCTGCGGCTTTGCCGGCTGTGCCAGTTACGCCGCCGCCATCGTCGCCGGGCAGGCCGCGCTCAATCGCTGTTGTCTGGGCGGCAATGACATGATCGTGCGGATTGCCGAGGTCATGCACATGGATGCCCATCCGCCGCTGCCGCAAAAAGCCCTGGTCCTATGCCGGGGCGACAACCGGGCTACCACCCTCAAGTACCGTTACCTGGGGCTGCGCGACTGCAATGCCGCGGAGCTGCTGGCCGACGGCCCCAAACAGTGCCCGGACGGCTGCCTCGGTCTGGGTTCATGCGCGGCGACCTGTCCGTTCGGCGCCATTGAGATCACCGCTGATGAGCTGGCGGTTGTCCATCACGAACGCTGTGTCGGCTGTGGGCGTTGCGCCGCCGCCTGTCCGCGTCAGGTGATTGCCCTGGTTCCGATCACCGCCATGGTCCACGTGCTGTGCCGCAGTCACGACAAAGGCGCCCAGGTGCGCCGCTACTGCGACAACGGCT
This is a stretch of genomic DNA from uncultured Desulfuromonas sp.. It encodes these proteins:
- a CDS encoding zinc transporter ZntB; this encodes MNAIPEGFRFAVQLDGSGSARLLEWSDLQNGASRSTVWVHCDYEDPEIQAWLTRQGLDSLVIEALIAEDSRPRVALYSPGVLVGLRGVNKNPGAAMEDMVSLRVWLDPERIITLSHRSLASVKDIQEQLNIGRGPKSTQGLFSELCDRLEWYVSQMIDDYEDQVELIEQSDLAEDHLRRREAISSLRRRVVTPRRYLSPQRDALSQLAAEPPAWFNERTLMHLKEIRNRLQRHMEDLDAVRDRTVIVQEELQAQVSDQLNARMYIINIFAAVFLPLSFFTGLFGVNVGGIPGAHSEVAFLLFCGCLLILGAGLMLLFHWKRWF
- the rsxA gene encoding electron transport complex subunit RsxA — translated: MTELLLILVSTVLVNNVVLTQFLGVCPFMGVSKRIDTSLGMGVAIIIVMTIASLATWLFHYHVLIPLGIGYLQTIAFILIIASLVQFIEIMLHKVSPALYRALGIYLPLITTNCAVLGIAVLNIHKQHSLLESLAFSFGAGLGFTLALWIFAGLRERLEVSAVPKCFQGTAIALITAGLLSLAFMGFSGLVKI
- a CDS encoding 4Fe-4S dicluster domain-containing protein; translated protein: MIVRIAEVMHMDAHPPLPQKALVLCRGDNRATTLKYRYLGLRDCNAAELLADGPKQCPDGCLGLGSCAATCPFGAIEITADELAVVHHERCVGCGRCAAACPRQVIALVPITAMVHVLCRSHDKGAQVRRYCDNGCLGCGLCKKAVPEAYVVERFLARVDYDHAEQAAQAVPVCPNHCIIDLAAQQSETTEAHTSL